A stretch of DNA from Malus sylvestris chromosome 9, drMalSylv7.2, whole genome shotgun sequence:
agattttatttttttagtttttaattatcttccttttttaattttttagattttatgtttttttttctgtttttttaatctttaatattagttaaaatccacataagcatccatgtcatttaatgaGTAAATAAGAACCATTGGATGTCATTTAATCAAAAGGATGAAAAAGAGTGTAAAagtatttgtaaaaatatttgtcccttgatcctatccCTTAGTTAAAATACACATAAGCATCCATGTTATTAAATGAATAGATAAGAACTGTTGGATGTTACAAAATTTAAATGCTACAAAGAAGTGTAAaaatgtttgtatatatatatatatatataaagcaagAAGGCATGTTGAATGGCTCattaaaaaaacaacaacaataatttgATAGTATGACGGATTGAGGGACCAATCTATAATTTTAAGGGTTGTTCTTGTCACCCTAATTAGACCGATAACCAGTCTCTATTATTCTTCACCAATCAATCTTTGAGGTGCattttcattaccatccaaatCTTTTGTCATTTTCCAGTAGAGGGAAGCATCAAATCGACTTCACCCAGTTCTACATCCTCCTTTTCCATATAGCAGGATCATTACCAACAAAGTTACTTCTCAGGAAGGGAGCTCAGAAGAGCCGATACCTTAGATTCCGCACGCACTCTAGATTTAACAGTCCTGAAAGCACCCTACACTAGTAAAAAAACCCTTGTGCGACGAAACACACATCGTCGTGCATAGttactttgcacgacgaaacaAACATCATTGCTCAAAgttactttgcgcgacgaaattttaaactttgttgCGCAAAgtctttacaaaaataaaaaattatattttaaaaaccTGTGCGCGACGAAATTCAAATATTTCATCGCCTAAtgcatttattttctttttttatttaattttatattataaattttaaaatatagttattttcataagtttttattattttttaaaaatgatGAATATCAATATTTCGTCACTTAAACCCTAtttacttgttttttatttaattttatattattaaactaaattatttttttgccctACGAATCAACATTTGGTCGCCTAACccctatttattttaaattgtaaaataaagtcattttcttttttattatttatacaaattttaaaaaataatttttcgcGATGAACATATATTTCGTCACACAAAATCCTTAAATTTGGGCGGGTGCCAAAACTGGGATgcaggaatatatatatatatatatatatatatatatatatatatatatatatatatatatatatatatatatatatatatatatatatatatatatatttttttttttttatgacttTGCGCGACCAACACTTTGTCATGCAAAATCCTAAAAATTTGGTGGGTGCCAAAAATGGGACACgggaagttttatttttttaattttttaagactTTGCGCAACCAATATTTCGTCGTGCAAACTCGTATCCTTCGTCATGCAAAGTGATAGGttttttaaaccaaaataactcctCCACAATTTTCTCAATGTCTTTCTCAATTCTCTTACCTctcctctctttccctctccccAAATCCAACCCTCTCTCACATTCACTTCTCTCACTTAATCTCTCTTCTgtatctctcactctcacttactctctcttctctatctctccctctcactcgctctctcatctctctctcactatctcCTCTAACTCTCTCACACTCACTCCTATCTCAttctcactcactctcaatCTTGCCAAAAGTTATTTTCtccccaaattttaatttttttttcattaatatgtgtttttggagtTAATTAATTGGGTTTAGTGTGGGGTGGAGTTTGGGGTAGGATTTGAGGTAGGCCAATTTTAGGAGAGATTATGTCGattttttggtattattttatgttgttttttggTTATTTGACCATGCATGTTTGTTTTGTTCGTAGGAAATCGTTGAGACTTTGACGGCGAAAGTTGAGGATTAGGATGCTATCGGACCATATCCCCCGCCATTACCATCACATTAGACTTGTATTAGGATTTTATTATTatactttgttaatttatgtgtacatttttaatataatatatattatgaataatttgatcactatttttcatatgtaattttattgACTATGTCAACttaaattaaagtaattaaaaaaataaaggtacaattaaattaaattaaaaaagtaaaaatttgaaaaatcttGCGCTACCAAATATTTCGTCGCCCAAACAATTACTATAACCAAATTAAAAtaagataaataataaaaaaattatacctTGCGCAATAAAATATTTCGTCTCGCAAACAAttaatttcgtcgcgcaaaatattaaattaatttaattaaataaataaaaaaataaaaaacaaaaaactttgtgcgacaaatatttatttttgtcacGCAAACCCTATCTTAATGAGCATTGCACGACCAATCATGCGCGAAAAAAAAATTCGTCTCGCAAGGTTTTGAGCGACGAAATCATACTTTGCGCAAGAAATCTTATTTTGTCGCTCAAAGTGTTTTTTGTAATAGTGCTATTAAACTTATATTCAGATGCATGGTCATTCATAGTAGTTAATTCTTTCGTTTATGGTTAACTTGTACATGCAACTATTGCATCTTGAGAATGATCATTTTAATAAGTTAACCCTCCGTCACTAGGATATCCCCTCACCCTCACTTGCCATGTTCTTCCAATCAATTTTTTCGACTTGATACATGTTGACATACTTTAAGCATATCACAAACTTGACCAGAACTCTAATTTGTAACGAAGGTTATATATATTGCCCTCATGTCGTCGAGCTTTCCTAAAGAAAACGGTTTATATGATACCAATTAACATTATGGAGTTTATTAACACTAAATTTCCTAGCCTGGACTCGAAATCCAAAAGCTCGAAAAGAACAGAGAGGAACACCAAATTTTTGTGTTACAATTAATACACCAAATACACCCAAAACTCACAACTCACGGACCCCATTTCTCAAACTTGATGACTCTCCAAAAGCATTCTAATTCTTCTTTCAAGTTTGGTGACACCAAATTGTTGGATGCCGACTATGGGCTCATTTGGTTGTACTTTTTAAATAACTGAAAgagcttttagagaaaatatttttgggttctaaaggcactttaagtgctttctacaagaagcaccagttatgtgattcttccaaaaagcactttaagtgtttttccaggatttactagtattgtttccaaaaatattttcaccaaaagcgtttttagtcattttaaaaacacatccaaacgagctctatACTTCTAGAATTCTATTTAGCTAGGGTCTTTTCAACCTCTCCAAGTTGTATAATAGGAACAATGAAGGTTACCAAAACTTTCCTCTTTCCCCTCTCTCATAATTGGAAggggatcatctccggatcccttccacctaatcctcctcatcaaacaaTCCGGACCCTTGAAAtgtgatccaacggctaaagttattttAACTTTTAGAGTGCGCCTGTGTttttagtcgttggatcaaatttcaaaggtctgaattgtttgatgaggaggattaggtggaagggatccgaagaggatccctttccctcTTAATTAGCTGCATCTTTAAGGGGATGGAGGGAAGAGAAATTAATTGGATACTTGAACTTCAAATTAGGCATATAAGAGCATCACCAAAAGAGATGccaaattttgaatataaaatttaaatttgacagtCAATGTAGCATTTTGAcatcttttaaagttttatttccacctgatatgtcaaattaaattattattttattatattataaaataattaattaatttaataaaagacATTTAATAATTATTAAATCAGGACcattcacattttttttctttaacaaaaGAGGACCATTCACTTACCTCGATTGAACAAAAGAGAATGGGTCAACAACAACACTAATTGCAATAATGattaaaccaataaaaaattaatagaaagtattaataattaattttgaagcTGCTGTCAAATTTAACAGCAACCCTTTTATTGTCAATCCATGATATCATCACATAGGATTTGACATTTCAGTTGGAGAACATtagtgtggttttttttttactgttataacTTATGTTGACATTTTAACATCTCCTTTAAAGATGTTCTAATTaacatcaaataaaaatttgactCATCAATGGCTCCAAGCCCTACTAGCCAATGTATGTCGGGGTACCAACAAACGTTTTGCCAATGCCACCATGATCGATTTGCAAATTGGTAGAAAATTGAGCACAAATTTTGTGTAAATCAAGAAAGATAActtatttaatttgattttttttcaaaacatttattGAGAGGTGAAGCAACCCATGGGATAGTACCTGTTCATCAAGAACAAGTTGGAATATAAGAACAAAAATGAAGGGCTAATCAGCCTTTTTATTCACAGAAATtagtaaaataaattaaaaataaagatgGGTATATTAGAAGAAATGGTTTTCTGGCCCACGGCAATATGGGCAAAACAAAGGCTGGGTCCATGACTGGCAACAACCGGTACAAGTTGTGACAAGGTTAGAATGCGACATCAAATGCTTGTGCAGACAAGGTtggagaaaataaaattttgctcACGTAGATGCCAACTGTTTCTTCTGCATTTTCGAGCTTGATTTTTCATGGGTTTCTTTCTGCTGTCATaaaaataggaatgtaatatccacacatatttttttacttttcacaaaCTCTTTATTAATTTCTGTTATTTGATCTAATGATCACCGGAAATTAAGaaagtgtgtaagaagtaaaaaatgatgtgtggatagcataccGATATCCACAcgcctcattttacttctcacacacctcttattaatttctatcctttagtattcttcaattcatctgattcgACGATCGAAAATTAAGATGATAcgtgagaaataaaaaatgatgtgtggatatcacacccttaAAATTATAACAAATATTAAAGGATCCAATTCCAACTGCCATATACATATAGTTCTAGAGTAACGCTCAAGTTCTCCGTTTATCCTCATTCCTACTACCATGCCCACTAGTTGGTAAATATTGTGTGAAGATTGACCATCAATTCGGGTTGGCTATATTTTTATACATTGACATGTAAATCGAAACGTGATAATATTTCGTAAATTTTTCCTACGAAGATTGTATTTTACGACCATTCTTCACACGCTAATTACGTAAACAATTGTAAGAGAGAAATGTTGCATGTGCTCGTAGTATGCAAGAATTTTTCTGTAATGCGAATTGCTGAGCTACCGCATATAACTTTATCGTACATTATAAAAATCTGATTATTATCCTTTTGTTATATatttgtgaattttgagttGGTGATGATCATTTTGGGCTCTGAATTATATACTTTCcattttcaaataaaataggCAATTGTTTTTTACTCACTAAAGTAAGGGTAGTACTATTTACACAgttctttttatttctcacacaccctcTTAATTTGCAGTCAtcaaatcgaatgaattgaaaaatatctatgataaaaaattagtaagaatgtgagaagtaaaaatgagggTGTGAATATCACTGTCCCTAAACTAATGCCTCAAAGAACAAGCACAGTTTGCTCTCCACTCCTTGAAGACTGTAGATTAAATATGCAGAGTCCGCATGGTTTTCGAGCAGAACCTGCAGATTAATGAGCAGACCTGCAGGCCATCTATCAAGATGCAGAACATCCAACTCATGAAAATTATTAGCTAGAAAAATAAGCCGGCCTCCAACCGCTTGATTAATAAGTTTATGAACACGTaaaaaatacaagttcaagtaATTAATCCTTGcacaaataaaaagaatgaacatAATTTTCATTTCACAAGCCAAAACTCAGAAGAGAACAGCGCAATTTGACACCAGCATGTTAATCCCCAGCTAACATGAAGGAACAACGAAAATATGTAACTGATatataaaagcatttttaaAATACATCAAACAATGTACTGAAAAACTCATGACTAACTAATTAAACTGGTTCAACCTTGTAAATTTTGGGTTTGGACCGTTTGATCATCCAGTACTCTTCAAAATCCTTGGCCTCGTATGGAATCCTCAAAACTCCATCATTAGGAAAACCATATTCTTCAGCTGATCTATGCAGCAGCTCAGAGAATTCCACATGATGAAGCAACGTCGTATGAACCATGAAACGCTTCGTATCACCATATACTCCAACACAAACAGGAACATAACCTTTTGGTGTCACTGAATTATGGCTTTTTAGTCTTTTTAATCTTTGTACTCTTGGAGCTCCGATCAATTGGCTCAAAACCTTGCTGCTCCTCACCCCCATTAGCAAATAGCTAAGTTCTCTCTTCATCTTGAGTTCTGGATCACTACTTCAGTTATTTTAGTAgtgaattttaaaatatataggTATACTCCACTAGTACAAATTTAAGGCCGTGCGTACTTTGCGTCCTTTCTTACATTCTGATGAATTAGACGTTGatcgatgattttttttattggtcaTTAACTTGATGATTTGTGATTTGTGACATGCATCTGGTCAATATCAAATAAATTGGTAAATGTTGATGTACATTTGTCTTAAGTGGAGGCAACATGCCGTGACTATACAATTGAAAATAGCTTTgataatttaagaaaataatGTTTACACTCTTTTTTTATCCTTTCGTATATatctgtttattttttttatttattttttttacatttattCAATTTAACACCTAGTGTATACAAAATCACActtataacaaaacaaaaaattgtgtAGAAGTCATTTTCCTAATTTTATTTCTGTGCCTACTATTTTACTCTGTAGTTGACACATATATTGATCTTGAATCAACCAgattataatattttatgtCTTTGCCGTCTACGTTGCCGACCGTCTGTCTAAATATTTCGAAATCTTAGGCTATATAATCTTCCAAGGTTAATCATGCAGATAACTAATACAAAACTGTAAGGGTGCATATAAGACAATTGAGTCTGTTTCCTTTAATTTGTTCACATATTCACCAAGTACAAGAAGGAACCTTATTTGTACTGAATGAAAATTTGTTTAGGAcaaaccttcttcttcttttcctttcttttttaggaGTTTGGGACAAATCTTAAGTTCAAAGTATTAAATATTGGatttgtcaaagaaaaaaaaaggtattaAATATCCCAGCTAGCTACATGAGGGGTGAGGTGATAACAATAGAGTTGCAATCAAAGTTCTGAAAAACGTTAGACACTAATTGAGCAGCAGGAGCCTTGGTAGATTTACATAaacaaatttattatatattatataaattagttaaatttactatatataatatacaaacaaatatttaataACATATTATTTTAAAGGATTCTTACATATTATAacatataagttttttttttgtcagaaaataaaatttttattaaagagaaaattatacaaacataa
This window harbors:
- the LOC126633824 gene encoding auxin-responsive protein SAUR71-like, translating into MGVRSSKVLSQLIGAPRVQRLKRLKSHNSVTPKGYVPVCVGVYGDTKRFMVHTTLLHHVEFSELLHRSAEEYGFPNDGVLRIPYEAKDFEEYWMIKRSKPKIYKLGINMLVSNCAVLF